A portion of the Gorilla gorilla gorilla isolate KB3781 chromosome X, NHGRI_mGorGor1-v2.1_pri, whole genome shotgun sequence genome contains these proteins:
- the ZNF157 gene encoding zinc finger protein 157 isoform X1 — MPANGTSPQRFPALIPGEPGRSFEGSVSFEDVAVDFTRQEWHRLDPAQRTMHKDVMLETYSNLASVGLCVAKPEMIFKLERGEELWILEEESSGHGYSGSLSLLCGNGSVGDNALRHDNDLHHQKIQTLDQNVEYNGCRKAFHEKTGFVRRKRTPRGDKNFECHECGKAYCRKSNLVEHLRIHTGERPYECSECAKTFSARSYLIAHQKTHTGERPFECNECGKSFGRKSQLILHTRTHTGERPYECTECGKTFSEKATLTIHQRTHTGEKPYECSECGKTFRVKISLTQHHRTHTGEKPYECGECGKNFRAKKSLNQHQRIHTGEKPYECGECGKFFRMKMTLNNHQRTHTGEKPYQCNECGKSFRVHSSLGIHQRIHTGEKPYECNECGNAFYVKARLIEHQRMHSGEKPYECSECGKIFSMKKSLCQHRRTHTGEKPYECSECGNAFYVKVRLIEHQRIHTGERPFECQECGKAFCRKAHLTEHQRTHVGWSWHCTMKKASP; from the exons GGGTCCGTGTCATTCGAGGATGTGGCTGTGGATTTCACCCGACAGGAGTGGCACAGACTGGACCCTGCTCAGAGGACCATGCACAAGGATGTGATGCTGGAGACCTACAGCAACCTGGCATCTGTGG GCCTCTGCGTGGCCAAACCAGAGATGATCTTCAAGTTGGAGCGAGGAGAAGAGCTGTGGATATTAGAAGAGGAATCCTCAGGCCATGGTTACTCAG gatctcTCTCACTGCTGTGTGGCAATGGTTCTGTTGGAGATAATGCCCTCAGGCATGATAATGACCTTCACCATCAGAAGATTCAAACATTGGATCAAAATGTTGAATATAATGGATGCAGGAAAGCCTTCCATGAGAAAACAGGCTTTGTTAGACGTAAAAGAACACCCAGAGGAGATAAAAACTTTGAATGTCATGAATGTGGGAAAGCTTACTGTAGGAAATCAAACCTTGTTGAACATCTGAGAATACACACAGGAGAGAGACCCTATGAATGCAGTGAATGTGCAAAAACCTTCAGTGCAAGATCATACCTCATTGCTCATCAGAAAACTCACACAGGGGAGAGGCCCtttgaatgtaatgaatgtgggaaatcTTTTGGCAGGAAGTCACAACTCATCCTACATACAAGAACACACACTGGAGAGAGACCCTATGAATGTACTGAATGTGGGAAAACCTTTTCTGAGAAGGCAACCCTCACGATTCATCAGAGAACTCACACaggggagaaaccctatgaatgtagtGAATGTGGGAAAACATTTCGTGTAAAGATATCCCTTACCCAACACCACAGAACTCACACAGGggagaaaccttatgaatgtgGGGAGTGTGGGAAAAACTTCCGTGCAAAGAAATCCCTAAATCAGCATCAAAGAATTCACAcaggtgagaaaccctatgagtGTGGTGAATGTGGGAAATTCTTCCGAATGAAGATGACTCTCAATAATCATCAAAGAACTCACACAGGTGAAAAGCCCTATCagtgtaatgaatgtgggaaatcTTTCAGGGTGCACTCATCTCTTGGGATccatcagagaattcacacaggagagaaaccttacgAATGTAATGAGTGTGGTAATGCTTTCTATGTGAAAGCACGCCTAATTGAACATCAGAGGATGCATTCAGGAGAGAAACCCTACGAATGTAGTGAATGTGGGAAAATCTTcagtatgaagaaatccctttgtCAACACCGGAGAActcacacaggagagaaaccttatgaatgtagTGAATGTGGAAATGCCTTCTATGTGAAAGTACGCCTCATTGAACATCAGCGAATTCACACAGGAGAGAGACCCTTTGAGTGTCaagaatgtgggaaagctttCTGCCGGAAAGCACACCTCACAGAACATCAGAGAACTCACGTAGGCTGGTCCTGGCATTGTACAATGAAGAAAGCCTCTCCCTGA
- the ZNF157 gene encoding zinc finger protein 157 isoform X2, producing the protein MIFKLERGEELWILEEESSGHGYSGSLSLLCGNGSVGDNALRHDNDLHHQKIQTLDQNVEYNGCRKAFHEKTGFVRRKRTPRGDKNFECHECGKAYCRKSNLVEHLRIHTGERPYECSECAKTFSARSYLIAHQKTHTGERPFECNECGKSFGRKSQLILHTRTHTGERPYECTECGKTFSEKATLTIHQRTHTGEKPYECSECGKTFRVKISLTQHHRTHTGEKPYECGECGKNFRAKKSLNQHQRIHTGEKPYECGECGKFFRMKMTLNNHQRTHTGEKPYQCNECGKSFRVHSSLGIHQRIHTGEKPYECNECGNAFYVKARLIEHQRMHSGEKPYECSECGKIFSMKKSLCQHRRTHTGEKPYECSECGNAFYVKVRLIEHQRIHTGERPFECQECGKAFCRKAHLTEHQRTHVGWSWHCTMKKASP; encoded by the exons ATGATCTTCAAGTTGGAGCGAGGAGAAGAGCTGTGGATATTAGAAGAGGAATCCTCAGGCCATGGTTACTCAG gatctcTCTCACTGCTGTGTGGCAATGGTTCTGTTGGAGATAATGCCCTCAGGCATGATAATGACCTTCACCATCAGAAGATTCAAACATTGGATCAAAATGTTGAATATAATGGATGCAGGAAAGCCTTCCATGAGAAAACAGGCTTTGTTAGACGTAAAAGAACACCCAGAGGAGATAAAAACTTTGAATGTCATGAATGTGGGAAAGCTTACTGTAGGAAATCAAACCTTGTTGAACATCTGAGAATACACACAGGAGAGAGACCCTATGAATGCAGTGAATGTGCAAAAACCTTCAGTGCAAGATCATACCTCATTGCTCATCAGAAAACTCACACAGGGGAGAGGCCCtttgaatgtaatgaatgtgggaaatcTTTTGGCAGGAAGTCACAACTCATCCTACATACAAGAACACACACTGGAGAGAGACCCTATGAATGTACTGAATGTGGGAAAACCTTTTCTGAGAAGGCAACCCTCACGATTCATCAGAGAACTCACACaggggagaaaccctatgaatgtagtGAATGTGGGAAAACATTTCGTGTAAAGATATCCCTTACCCAACACCACAGAACTCACACAGGggagaaaccttatgaatgtgGGGAGTGTGGGAAAAACTTCCGTGCAAAGAAATCCCTAAATCAGCATCAAAGAATTCACAcaggtgagaaaccctatgagtGTGGTGAATGTGGGAAATTCTTCCGAATGAAGATGACTCTCAATAATCATCAAAGAACTCACACAGGTGAAAAGCCCTATCagtgtaatgaatgtgggaaatcTTTCAGGGTGCACTCATCTCTTGGGATccatcagagaattcacacaggagagaaaccttacgAATGTAATGAGTGTGGTAATGCTTTCTATGTGAAAGCACGCCTAATTGAACATCAGAGGATGCATTCAGGAGAGAAACCCTACGAATGTAGTGAATGTGGGAAAATCTTcagtatgaagaaatccctttgtCAACACCGGAGAActcacacaggagagaaaccttatgaatgtagTGAATGTGGAAATGCCTTCTATGTGAAAGTACGCCTCATTGAACATCAGCGAATTCACACAGGAGAGAGACCCTTTGAGTGTCaagaatgtgggaaagctttCTGCCGGAAAGCACACCTCACAGAACATCAGAGAACTCACGTAGGCTGGTCCTGGCATTGTACAATGAAGAAAGCCTCTCCCTGA